DNA sequence from the Perca fluviatilis chromosome 4, GENO_Pfluv_1.0, whole genome shotgun sequence genome:
aaggtcctgactgttgtttagtacccttcttttttttcttttttcttcttttgtttacagtaaatacataataaactaatacaaatctttaagtcaagttcataaagtaactttctttgcattcatttgattcccaatcaagatacactggtaagacttgctttccattgttaatatgtacttaaaaacagttctgaaatgcaaaataatagaattttaatcatgtgataaaacatgcgattaactgcgattaatcacgattaaaaaatgttatcgtttgacagccctaattataatccataatcttttatttcaaagcgTTTACATCATTctcctgcaatactgtggaactccttttaaaaacgtttaaaacatgTTCAGAgtgagtcacactcttctgacggcgctttgctacagtggctttactaaaatgctccacatcaccaatgttgtaaagacaaatgccatttgcaaaaaaacttaattgacacaaataatctgctgggatctaagagcatagatgggtgacgttagtgatatgaggacggctatggttatgtaggctacataactgatcgactgggaagaaaaactaTACTGCTCAAATGGGAAGTTATCTAAACATTTAAATGTCGGGgtttcaatatcatctcccggcATATAACACCCTGTGAagtaaagcagcttcttcatcaacaggatcgtcgacaaaaggacatgccatattttgaaaaataaaacgttttatagtctgcctaacatggttaataaaccaacatattttttttttattcatgccgataacaaacTGGTCTAAAATgcacctgatacagactgaataaatgaatgaggGAATGAAAgggcgctgtgtcagagggaggagactgagagaagaaaacctgctcccgaccaggttaggttcacaggatCAGTTACCATTGTAACTGAcactgaggttaagttaccatagtaaatgactctgaggttaagttaccatggtaactgactctgaggtgaagttacctctctttctgaaacagaaaacccagagttaccctcatctcagggttaacaaactctgagttcTCACTAAACCTACTTTCTGAAATATTGCCCTGGAAATAAGGTTCAGGTGTTTGCTCAGTGTTGCCTCTCTACCAAGTTGATGAATGATATTTAATAAGCACTCTAAcatcttttgttttctctttttaggTGACGGAGCAGTGCCAACCTCAGGTGAGTCCTgattttgatgaatttactgatCTCTACATCAACATGTGTGATGTAACTCATCACCGATAAGGAAAGACATTTATACACCAACACATAACAACTATGAATTGTATTTAATGTCCATTTGTTACTTCtggttataataattataaaataataatataatttgtcTGCtacaaaattatctttaaatattatttaaaatatgttttctgtCACACTAATGTAATCTGAACACTTTATTTTCTGAAGTTAATAAATTAccttaaataaaaaagtaaggtatgaaacaatacatacacacacttcagTGAAAAGGATTTGAGAAAAAAGTATCTTATGTGGCCCAGTAATATTCAActtgtatttttatataattttatagTTGTAGTAATTCTGATTGAACCAGCAAAGGCTGAAGAGATCTTCCAAAAGGATTTTATGCTGAAGGAtgaattcaaataaataaatcatgacCATGTCTATTGTCTCACAATAGAATTATGCTCaaacattttccaaaaacaaaatctAGATTATTTTGTTTAATTCGCTAGAAGAAATAATTGTGTTGTGTTGAGAGACCTGAAACTGTATCTCAATATGAGTGTTATTAAATATTAATCTCTATATAttcttaaaaatgttttataaatgagTCAAACGTATATTTAGTTTCAAGAGTTGGAGCTTCCAGAGACTCCTGCTGCATAAATCCAAACTGTATCTCTCTGTTCCCATTGAGCCCCAATAACTGCAGAGCCGACTCATTTTGGCCAACCTGACATGTTGcgtcggagggcgggcagttGGACTCTATGACcagtctgattggtggagtgcttaCCTGGAAATGATgatgagcgggatgagcgtgactagagtctctcaaaatctgatgaaaatcttttaaactgacctttgttgatctgaaatgaagacagattcagcaacagcacggcctatttctctctcaacatgttttcagaaacacgttttggtgaactattttagtacaatatgagattgtattctaaACAATCCGTCATGACAGTCATTGAAATTCCGGAGAAACATGACGtgttcatccaatcagcagttttcattttttgggcaacaatatagattagcgccgcctgctgttatggagacgtattacatgctcaagtcggcgtcgcttcggtgtgttctgaggcactttttggacctcgtgGAGCCGACTGATctgtccgactggcttttctgccaacggtcggccgtcgggttaggtgtgtcaggggctttaGACTACACATGTTAGTGTGGAACTTCAGACCAGCCATAATGATTTTAATGTTGATGTTACTGAGCTGTAGCCAGAGCTGAAAGAAGTACTCTGATTCTTTATTGgagtgaaagtatcaaaaccaccaagtaaaagtcctgcattcaaaattactacttcagtaaaagtatagAAGTATtagtaaaatgtacttaaagtagcaAAAGAACAAACAAGTATTATATTTGATAAGCTGgtcatatgttttgtatgtaagaTCAAAGTAACTAATTATTAAATCTGTCTGATAAACAaatcctctgaaatgtagtgaggTGCCAAATACTCAAGTTATTTACctcaaaattttatttttactgctcTTGAAACATTAATGTATACATAAATAGCTTAGCTAAGCTGTGTGTTTAGCTGGATGGgtcatattttcttttaataaagcTAATCAGCTGTAACAACAACTGTCATTAAAAACAAGAGTTAACCCAGAGTCAATCATTGACTTGTACCTGTGAGCCTCGGCTCAGGGTTTAGAGAACACATTTCACAGACATCAGATATAAATAGGATTTAAACGCCTGAAGAGTTTTAGATTTTAGTTTCAGGAGCATTCACACCTTCAGTTGTTCTCTTTGTGTAGACTGAGATGTCCAATCTGCTGGATATGATCTGTGTTCCATTCTGAGTCTTACATTAACTTTCTATCTTCAGTTTCAGAGTCTCCCAATGGATGGCTTGTTGCTGCAATTCTTCTCCCAgtttttcttgttcttcttctagCTGTGCTTGTATACAAGTGTTGCACcctaaaatgtacaaaaagtaagttttaaataatgttttgaaTAAACATATTCATGATAAGCATACAACACATTCTTTATATGAATGTCATATGAGTGTTTGCAGTTATTTTATCTTCAGTCATTAATCATTGTGTTTGTATTTACACCAGAGTATGATCAAGTCAGTTAGGATTTACTTCTtaactttgttttctttcctgcAGGAGCACTAGGAGTGCAAGTCCCAACTAGGTAAGGAAAAAGTACATTCTTATTGTAAATACTTATATATTAGAtattgtttagtttagtttagtcttGTAATGTCTGTCCTATAATCAGTCATTATCAGGAAACCAGATCCATGTGACCTCTCTATGTAATCCCACTGCGGGATCCAGATCATTTACAGGTCCCACACACTTTCCCTTTGCTTTCTAGTTCTGTAAGTTTAGTAACATTCTCTATCAATCATGTATCAAGATGGGTGTTTATGTTGTTAAAGGCGTCTAGGGTTTAAATCGACCAAAAGAGTAAGCGTTAGAAGCAGCGGGTAAGGATCGgttctcttaacattaccccactaatatgCCCAAAATGATCCAAAGGTCTACATAGTTATTATTATCACTCATAAACGATGGATTAATTTGTAATACACCAATAAAATAACTCCTCTGGTCGCTCTCTGATGTTGGTTTCTGTAAGATAGTGCTTAGgctctacaaattactacacgaagagatgcaaaaaaatatttttagtttaacttatttttaaagtaagtgctgtagtataactagcaggagacaagtataATTGAGTAAGTTTGGAACATACcttatttaatataaattaataaatatttttgttgcatctcttttggtGTATAATTTATAatgccctaagcactcttacccggtagtaacagcagcagcagcagagagcagaagcagaGGCGTCTACACTTGGTAACGCTTAGCTACAGCACACAGGTAGCTTGCCGAATCATGTAAACTAAATAATCTCGAAccatcacaaaaacaaaatataagcATAGCATGAAGAACAAAAAtaagaagcacacacacacacacacacacacacacacacacacacacacacacacacacactgtaattaaCCAAaagctttgtgtgtttttctgaaatgttgacACAGTGATGTACCTGCCTGATGACCTGAGAGGCCTGATGACAATGATCAATGACAACATGTATAGTCTCTTCCACTTCATTACATAATTGGAACATTTAAACAGATTTTCATGTATTACTGTATGACAGATCAATTATGCTCCTGTCCACTGACATGGTTTTTAAAGTTATTGTTATCTGATTTCTGCTCTCCAAATGGTTTAAAATGGACATTTTCATCAGGATCAgggaaatccttttttttttttttttttcgaacaAACAAAACGCGACACGGATTTGCCGCTTCCTGTAGCTGAGAGAAGCTGGCTTCCatataaaatgaatgacttcctgtAACTTTGAAGGTCAAggcggcggcggtgtgtacgtacagtcaGTCTTTGGACCTCAGTATTTCTTAAACCCTGCGTATGCTCATGCAGTAGGagattgaataaaaaaatctaataatttCAAAGCCATTTTTATATGTAAGAAACAGGATGTAAGTGTGTatgtaagtgtgtatgtgtgttaatgtgtcctACTAACACCGCCCAAAATGCCGTATAAAAAGGTAGTCCTAGTCCGTTGTCTATATCAGATGAGTTTGCCTGAAGTCCGTTGATGTGTCTGGGACAGCTCGTTGACTTGTAAAATCTGCATGGAGGGAACTTCTGCAATCTGCGGAGTCTTCGTGGACTCCTCGTCTGACAATTTCTTCTGTACTGAGGTCGCTGTGAGCAGTGATGCCACGTAACCCGTTACTAGTAACGggttactctaatctgaccacttttttcagtaacgagtaatctaacgcgttactatttccaaaccagtaatcagattaaagttacttatccaagtaaCGTGCGTTActatttgtcattttccttagtaaaaatatatatttttgctttcttcttgcgtctcggggagtgaagtcacgtatgcgacaggtcacgttttcagcatgaggacaggtcacgtgtaccacgcagcgacacaaacgtaaacaacaatggagggaggagagagatgcgcgttttctagctggaaatacagtctctatttagagtttgtgtcagctaaagacggcaatattaaggttggttgtacactctgtgctggtggcgactaCATCAAATtggaagaaacatttggagtcgcagcactgcagtcaaacttacagagcaagtcccagcaggtggtgcgaagcagagaggaggaggccccccaccacccaaacaacacaagctggacatcggtgcaaaaccagtaagtggggagagttgaagaagttggtcgggcagttggtctatgttgtagcggaaatgctgcccttaaacaccgttgactcgctctctttcgtgccataataaaccagatccgaCTACTGGCAACgctgagctgcctcacagtaaaccggttgtcatctTTATGTTGAAGCTGtaggggtgttgtcggcagctgctgcatgtaactaataaagtaacttgtaatctaactttgttacttttaaaatcaagtaatctgtaaagtaactaagttactttttcaaagtaactgtggcaacactggctGTGAGGTCTCATGCAGTCAGCAAGGAAATGACTTTACTTTCAGTTTCATAAATAGGACCTATAAGTTTAATGAATAAGTAAGAGTGAAAACCAGCCCACCTGCAGAAGTGACTCCAATGTTAGTGAAGTAACTTGTAGTTTGACCATGAAGTGACCAAAACATTATTACCACAGAATCTGAAATTCAGAAGGCAGCTGGTGAAGAATGGCTTGTTGGACTGTTATTATTTAGATAAAGTCAGTCAATAtagaatctgtgtgtgtttttttttttaataactgcaTTTTTTTATGATCCTCAGCTAAAGGAAACAAGACTGCATCAGCGTTGTcacttaattttaattttaaagggGACATATAATGAAAAACTCTCATTTTCAGTCATGGTGCACAAACATTTGAGTATCTGGAGGGCCGACCAACCCAAAACCTGAAATCAAACAACCCAGCCAGTTCTTTGTGGGCATCCTCAATCTGATGTAATTCAACAAGCCATTCAGATTCAGCTCCTCTTCCTATGTCACATGCAGGCTCATTAGAATATACTGCTCCTCATCtccaccatggatgtattaaaagctATTTCCATTTCGGCACCcgttatccaatctgtccgAAGGTAATCATATACAGGAAGGTAATCATATACAGGAAGGTAATCATATACAGGAAGGTAATCATATACAGGAAGGTAATCATATACAGGAAGGTCACAGCACAGCCGCATACTTTACAAAATGGaacagatttcaaaataaaacacccaggtttatggtgattttgTATGTCTTGACTTCacagctggagagagagagagagacaggtgataAGGCACGCAGTGAGAGAGACCGActgaccccacacacacacacacacacacacacacacacacacacagttccaaTACTGCGAGTGTCCACTGGACAAAATTAGTGGAAAGGAAAATAGCAAAGTAAGtaatagtgttttttgaacattaaaacatgtaaacatgttctcgTAGTACAAAtaagaacctgaaaatgagcataatatgtctcctttaaaataaaatgttgataTACCTGCTGTCAGGgggggtgtttttttccccttttttttttttttttttttctttttttttttgtttgacacCGACCccctcttttttcctttttcctttggtttttttttttttgtttgttttttttctgggggggtgtgttttttttttttattatattttttttttttattattttttttttttttttttccccccctgctTGTAGTTGTTAAAAGTCCTAACTGAGCTAGATGTGATGGGCATtagaaaacagaacttttaagACCAGAGCCTGCTGTCACGATGtaaaagaaatgtgaatttttttgtAGCCAAAGTAAAATCTAATGTgacttatttctttattttgatatttgtgTAATTGACATTGCTTAGGACAATCATGTTCTGCTTCTTTTTATGACCTAAGGTGCTAAGTCAAGAGTTTGTCAGGTTGAACTAGACACTGTTGTTGGCTGTGATATCAGaattgtgtatgtacagtatgttttatcTGATGCACTCTCAGGACATCATAATTTCAGGCAGCTCTTCACCATTTCTATCTAAATAAAAGATGAAATATGTCAAACTGTATGTTGTGACTGTTGTGGATGTTTTTGTGTTCAAACtttaataaaagaaacaaactaCAAACATACTTCTGATACTACAACATGTATCCTGGCTGCTCAACAGGTTTTAGTTCCATTCTGATAACTAGAATGACTTTTGGGAAACTCTCAATCACTCCACCTATATAaatctaaatatatatttactcaAGCAGCTGGAAGTTAACGTGAATCTGGGAGAATCCGTGGAAGAACGTGACTTAATACTACAGATGGACTGTAACACTTTCAGATTAAGTTTTTCCATCATCTTTACTTTTTTCCTAAAAAACTTCTGTCATTATGTGTATACCCAACGTTCACTTAAAAAAGTGGTATTTACACATCCTTTAAGTCTAACTATATGCTAATGATTCTTTAAAAGCAATAACTGTCTTATGTCAGATTCAGCTGCAGGAGTTTGTCATCAATACAAATACTTCTACCTGAGAAGATCTCATGGTAGAAGTACACATAATACTCTTAGGACTACAGAAGATGGGTGTAACACTTTGCAGGAACGAGCAAGCAGATAAATTGACTAAGAAGACTCTGTGTTCCGGCTGCTGCTGGTACCTTCCCATGTGTTTAACCCTTTTGCTAGTCTGGATCCACCGAagaacatttccaggataactgCCTCACATCCACCGTGTGAGGTgtgtgggattgctgtggacgaagtacacacagagatacactggtaagatctaatgaggtttaactatgtatcagctcatttaaatagctcatgttactgtagtgTGTCAACACtacggggtgcaaatgttccaccaaaacaagttccaacCCAGagattttttctcctatccctaTTACTTCATAATCAAATTCAGAAAGTATTAATCACATTTAACCTGGTTGGTGATCCAAAATGGCTGCATTTTGCTGCCAACTCACACAGTATCTCCTTTCTGTGCAACATTTAGTTAAttaacttttattctgaagaAATTGCACCTGAAACGGTTTTACTTCTGCTGATAAAGTGGTCAAGAGATGAAGACATTTTGTGCAACAGTAAAGTTGAAGCTGTGCAGTGAATTTAAGGCTTAATTTGAGGCTCTGAGGTTTTTATTTGATAACAATATTTAATGTCAGTGTGAAGATAAAGAGctttttgcagtttgcacacaTTATGAGCAGCTTTTGTGCAGAATTCCTGAGTCGTCATAGTTCTGTAGAGATGACGCTTTTATTCTGAATGATCTGTGCAGGAAGTGGTGCTGTTGTTACATCAGTACCAAGTAGGATTGGCTCCATCTCCGTTATTAGAGACGTTGTGATGTTAAAGTGATGCTTTATCTTTAGGAGACATCGACAGCGATGgagcttcttcctcttctgtgtctctgcctcCTGACTCGCTCTGGAATCACGTCTGATCAACTAAACAGTAAGAAAACTGATTATTACACTGAGTTATGTATttgcaaatgtaatttttcattttatttaaacgtCTGAAGCACCTGTAAACATGCAGAGGTCTGGAaacagaattttaatcatgttgcTCAGCTGCTGTCACATCAAAATGTTTCCTaatatcagtccttccagaaaaatgcggagtttttttgtgattgttgcgggcaaaaatccttgattatgcggcacgttttcttaaaaaatgcgatggaatatgcgggttATTTATGCAATTGTATGCGATTAAATTGCGGGagcttgcaaaaactgcggtgtgaagaaaaagagaaaaacaagtgATTTGATGACACatttacgtcacttcataacgttcccatggcaacagggggaggctgctcttgtgtgaagtaaacacaacatttttcttttcatttttcttcctgCTAAGATAGcctatatgtgactttttttgcaacgaaaaagCGGGGATTATGATATCATGCAAgacccgcatattttgcgcggaaatcggcaacttctgcggcgaaagtgcagcgtatttaaaaaataataataaatatgatgataaatatgcggactttggctgattatgcattgaattatgcgatcgcataatcgcgtttttctggagggactgtaatatttagcacagataaaaaaatattgatattttattaactttagcTGTAGCATCATTTCTGCTGCCTATATGTGGGTGTGCGGTCTTTGTTGTGCATTTCCTAGAATCTGTCCATCTACTGCCAACTGTctgtagcttctttttttttgttaagctaAAGTAGAAACCAAAATATGACAagcagtgatggaagaagtattcagatcctttacttaagtaaaagtactattaaAACACTGGAAAAATGTAGGCTTTAAAGTAGTAAAAGTatctcaatgcagaaaaatcctcacattttacaaACTGGAAAGGAtcaaaacagttgtgtgtttattatGGGATACTGCCCAATCTCCCCATGTTACTTCCTGCCAGCTCTCCACTTTCTGGTCTGAGGTTTGATGTGCATTgtaaaatattatatttattttaaagtttatttagatagggacagatacaaaatcAAAAAATCATAGTGTTTTTAGCTGAAGCTAATTCATGACACGTGTCCCTAGTAGGGCttttggttaaaaataaaaatacagattagcattattaaaaataaaagcgaGATGGAATAAAatggaatgaaatgaaaaaggaaagaatgtatacagagagagcacagtgtaaaaactaaatatgagAGTGTAGTGAATGTGACATACATAATTCACCTTATTTGTTAAGTGTGGTTCTACACACTGTTGATTATAAACGCAGCACTTTGTTCTTAGTATGGTTCTTCATACAGTGATAAACgtaatacatatacatgtaatTATGACTGTTCTGGGAATCAGTAGCGGAGATAGCGTGGGTGCTTGGGTGCAGCCGGCCCAGGGCCCCGTGCCAGTTAGGGGCCCCTCAATCGCCGCCGATCTTGCGTCACTTGACGAGAACGGGGCCCTCGCCAAGTGACACATTGCAGATTATTAGCTGAAAGAAGCTAATTACTGCACATGATCTCACGTTGTGATAATCctgctcttcttatcaaacatatATACAATAGTGCCATGTCAATTATATATTGTGGCACTGATGTGAGCGCACTTTgcctgttcagcaccatcgctgtccatcagctgtcgctgtccgtggtgctgaaaagTTTTTATTTGACTGGCAAATCACGCTGTTTGGTCTGTTTGAGTTCCTGTGCATGCCGTTCGGCCTTAAAAACGCAGCTCAATCTTTTCAACGCCTCATGGACTCTGTTTTGCGGgacatgcctttttttttgtttacttggATGACATCCTGGTAGCAAGCACGTCCAAATCTCAGCACCTGGCGCACCCTGTTTGAGCGGCTTAGCCAACATGGGCTAATTGTCAACTCCGCCAAGGGCCATTTTGGTCTCTCCACCATTGACTTCCTGGGACACAGAGTCACTAAGGACGGCGCGGTCCCTCTCCCATCAAAGGTGGAGGCGGTCACACAGTTCCCACGCCCGCTCACTGTCAAATCCCTGCAGGAGTTCCTCGGCATGGTGAATTTTTACCACCGCTTCATCCCTCGAGCTGCTCAGCTCATTGCACGAGGCCTTGAAAGGTAAACCCAAGCACGCTGTGGACTGGACTGAGAGCAGGGACAAGGTTTTTGCTGCCACTAAGGCAGCCCTGGACGAACGCCACCATGCTGGCGCATCCTTCTCCTACGGCCTCCATCGCCATCACCTCGGACGCCTCGGACTACGCTGTTGGTGCTGTCTTTGAGCAGTGGGTAGACGGGGCCTGGCAGCCGTTGGCTTTCTTTAACCGTTAGCTTTCTTTAGCCGTCAGTTGCGCCCCAGTGAGCGGAAATACAGCACTTTCGACCGGGAGTTGCTGGGTCTCTACCTCGCCATCAGACACTTTCGCTCCATGGTCGTACTATGTGATTCGTACTATGGACTTGCAGCACGTTGCCGGTAAGAACAACCACGTGGCGGACTGCCTGTCACGGGCTGTGGCAAGGGCAGTCCATCTTGGTTTGGATTACAACCGCATGGCAACGGATCAGGCCACAGACCCGGACGTGCAACTCCTGAGGACCTCAACTACAGGGCTGCAGATTGAGGACGTGGTTTTTGGCGATGTCGGCACCAAACTCCTGTGTGAGTTTTTGATGCCATCCATGGTCTCTCCCACCCAGGTTTGAAAGCGTCACAGAGACTGGTTGCAGCAAAGTTTGTTTGGCACGGCCTCAAGAAGGACGTTAGGGACTGGGCTAACACCTGGTTTGAGTGCCAACGGGCCAAAGTACACCGCCACACTAAAGCCCCGTTAGAGCTGTTCGCGGTTCCAGAGAGGCATTTTAAACGTGGGTCTGGTCGGTCCCCTGCCCTCCTCTCATGGTTTCACATACCTGTTAACCATGGTTGACAGGACCACCCGCTGGCCTGAGGCTGTGCCACTGACATCATTGGCGTCTGTCGAGATGACACGGGCATTTATCGGCACCTGGGTTGCCCGCTTCGGGACTTCTTCGGACATGTCCTCTGACCAGGCCTCCTTGATCTTGTGAGGTTGTCGTTgaccacgtgtgcatgacgtcagagcaagtcgggatcaagtcggacacaaatctaaccggcatgcattgggcggcgatcacCGGTGATccattctgcgcagatctggcgcATCTCAAACGAGCCTAGTATCTTCTCTAGCAGGAACACAAGCATgtagtccgccattgttgttgttgttgttgttatgagacgtcgtcgcgggataagaggctTCACCGTCCAAACGAAGACGCAAGGCCGgcatttttgaattttttcaccctgggaccaggtttcaaaaagtgCATCTTCAGGCAGTGTGTTTACAGGATTCATTTGGATgatcggcccaaacgatgcaaaacaagcgtttccgtgtggatggcccctcaaTTCCAACCAACAGCTGAGACAATCAACTCAGCTGGCACTGCTCTCTCCTGCTCTATCTACACACCTGTCTCCACTGCAGCTGATTACAGGCCACGCCCACCTCCACAGGTTATAAACTCTGAAATATATCCTGAAAAACTAAAATGGGCAAATATGTGGCTGGAGGGCAGTGCAAAGGATTTTCTAAATGCAATGTGCAAAAGAAGGCCAAAATAacaagatttgtttttgttatagCTTAAGTTTGTATGTTTATCACAAAAAACTTCCATATGTCTGTCTTAGCTTAATTACTCTGCATGTGAACATACTGATTAATACATGATTTTATCTTTCAGAACCAACAGTCATCACAGTGGAAGGAGGGACTGATGCTGTGTTACCCTGTTCTCTCAGCACCAAGGAGAACATTGAGTTTAAACTGTTTGACTGGAAGAAAGATGCTCAGAAAGATGATGGTCTGAAGGAGGTGTTCCTGTATGACGCAGGCATTCATTACAACAACGGCCgagatggtcagagtgaagagTTCAAAGGTCGAGTCTCTCATTTTACAGAAGAAGTGAAACACGGCAACGCCTCCATAATCATCAGAAATACAAAGATATCTGACAGCGGAGAATACACCTGTGATTTTCCTCGTCTTCAGCCACCTCAAATATTCCACATTAAGCTTGTTGTTGGTGAGTACTTTCATTATGtctgctattttttttaaacatttaaatatgtctgcaagataatacaatttattttgaagTGTTTGTA
Encoded proteins:
- the LOC120557677 gene encoding V-set domain containing T-cell activation inhibitor 1-like isoform X2 codes for the protein MELLPLLCLCLLTRSGITSDQLNKPTVITVEGGTDAVLPCSLSTKENIEFKLFDWKKDAQKDDGLKEVFLYDAGIHYNNGRDGQSEEFKGRVSHFTEEVKHGNASIIIRNTKISDSGEYTCDFPRLQPPQIFHIKLVVDPVLKDRRRENIPGKGPEKTSVM
- the LOC120557677 gene encoding V-set domain containing T-cell activation inhibitor 1-like isoform X1, yielding MELLPLLCLCLLTRSGITSDQLNKPTVITVEGGTDAVLPCSLSTKENIEFKLFDWKKDAQKDDGLKEVFLYDAGIHYNNGRDGQSEEFKGRVSHFTEEVKHGNASIIIRNTKISDSGEYTCDFPRLQPPQIFHIKLVVDPVLKDRRRENIPGKGPEKTSGDIDSDGASSSSVSLPPDSLWNHVCSTKRSSSRAICQDT